The following are encoded together in the Flavobacterium sp. TR2 genome:
- a CDS encoding PolC-type DNA polymerase III: MSLFNFWKKEENNLFDESVTIEETRFVVLDTETTGFDYDNDRILCIGALVLQNGSINIQETFEVYLEQDHYDKSTAQIHGILKDLLIKRPTELEALQQFLDFLGDSIIIAHHTIFDVMMINKALERNGLPQLQNKTLDTAYLYKKTLIQSHLFERKDHYTLDDLADKFDISKKDRHTALGDAYITAIAFLKIVKKLKEKKSVSLNQLFK; this comes from the coding sequence ATGAGTTTATTCAATTTTTGGAAGAAAGAAGAAAATAATCTGTTCGATGAAAGTGTTACCATCGAAGAGACTCGTTTTGTAGTTCTAGATACCGAAACTACAGGATTTGACTACGATAACGACCGCATTTTGTGCATTGGAGCACTGGTTCTTCAAAACGGGTCTATTAATATTCAGGAAACTTTTGAGGTTTATTTGGAACAAGATCATTATGATAAATCGACAGCTCAAATTCATGGCATTTTAAAAGATCTGCTTATCAAACGTCCGACTGAACTAGAAGCTTTACAGCAGTTTTTAGATTTTTTAGGAGATTCTATAATCATTGCACATCATACCATTTTTGATGTTATGATGATCAATAAAGCTTTAGAACGTAATGGACTGCCTCAATTGCAAAACAAAACTTTAGATACGGCATATTTATACAAAAAGACTTTAATTCAATCGCATTTATTTGAGCGAAAAGATCATTATACCCTAGACGATCTGGCTGATAAATTTGATATTTCAAAAAAAGACCGTCATACTGCTTTGGGTGATGCGTACATTACTGCGATTGCCTTTCTTAAGATTGTAAAAAAGCTAAAAGAAAAGAAATCGGTCAGTCTAAATCAGCTCTTTAAGTAA